The Haloarchaeobius sp. HME9146 genome includes a region encoding these proteins:
- the lpdA gene encoding dihydrolipoyl dehydrogenase yields MAADSLPTETEVLVIGAGPGGYVAAIRAAQSGLDVTLVEKDAYGGTCLNVGCIPSKALITATDIAHEASEAETMGISADIDVDFGRMTEWKDGVVDRLTGGVEKLCKGNGVTLLDGVASFTGENEVEITSDGTRQGVLAFEHAIVATGSRPIQLPGFSFDGQRILSSTHALALDSLPDQLVVIGAGYIGMELSTVFAKLGVDVTVVEMLDQVLPGYERDVARVVRRRGEKLGIDFRFGEQAASWKPTTTGVRVSTRNEDDERFEYDGDHVVVAVGREPVTDTLNLSAAAIETDDSGFVWTDEQTRTSTANIFAVGDVAGEPMLAHKASKEGEIAAEVVAGTSETIDPRAIPAAVFTDPEIATVGMTEAEAEEAGLEPIVGEMPMRASGRALTLGETDGFVRVVANGTTGTILGAQLVCPDASELVAEFALAVETEATLTEVASTVHTHPTLTEAVMEAAANAHGAAVHTLNR; encoded by the coding sequence ATGGCTGCAGATTCACTCCCAACAGAGACGGAGGTACTGGTTATCGGTGCTGGCCCTGGTGGGTACGTCGCCGCGATCCGGGCGGCGCAATCAGGTCTCGACGTGACGCTCGTCGAGAAGGATGCATACGGTGGGACCTGTCTCAACGTCGGTTGCATCCCCTCGAAAGCGCTCATCACGGCGACCGACATCGCCCACGAGGCCAGCGAAGCGGAGACCATGGGAATCAGCGCCGACATCGACGTGGACTTCGGTCGCATGACCGAGTGGAAAGACGGTGTCGTGGACCGACTCACCGGCGGTGTCGAGAAGCTATGCAAGGGCAACGGCGTCACCCTCCTCGATGGTGTCGCCTCGTTCACGGGCGAGAACGAGGTCGAGATCACCAGCGACGGAACCAGACAGGGCGTACTCGCGTTCGAGCACGCTATCGTAGCAACGGGCTCGCGCCCCATCCAACTTCCCGGGTTCTCCTTCGACGGCCAGCGGATACTCTCGTCGACACATGCGCTGGCACTCGACTCCCTGCCCGACCAGCTCGTCGTCATCGGCGCTGGCTACATCGGGATGGAACTCTCGACGGTGTTCGCCAAACTGGGAGTCGACGTGACGGTGGTCGAGATGCTGGACCAGGTGCTCCCCGGCTACGAACGGGACGTCGCCCGCGTCGTCCGGCGTCGTGGAGAGAAACTGGGTATCGACTTCCGCTTCGGGGAGCAGGCCGCGAGTTGGAAGCCGACCACGACTGGTGTGCGTGTCAGTACCCGGAACGAGGACGACGAACGGTTCGAATACGACGGCGACCACGTCGTCGTGGCTGTCGGCCGTGAGCCGGTCACGGACACGCTGAACCTCTCGGCTGCAGCCATCGAGACCGACGACAGCGGCTTCGTCTGGACCGACGAACAGACCCGAACCAGTACAGCCAACATCTTCGCTGTCGGGGACGTCGCCGGCGAACCGATGCTCGCACACAAGGCGAGTAAAGAAGGTGAGATTGCAGCAGAGGTGGTCGCTGGGACTTCCGAGACCATCGATCCCCGGGCGATTCCGGCTGCTGTCTTCACCGACCCAGAGATTGCGACGGTCGGGATGACCGAGGCCGAGGCCGAGGAAGCTGGCCTCGAGCCCATCGTCGGGGAGATGCCGATGCGCGCGTCTGGCCGGGCACTCACGCTCGGTGAGACCGATGGCTTCGTTCGGGTCGTCGCGAACGGGACAACCGGAACGATACTCGGCGCGCAGCTGGTCTGTCCGGACGCCTCGGAACTGGTCGCAGAGTTCGCGCTGGCCGTCGAAACCGAGGCGACCCTCACAGAGGTCGCGTCGACGGTCCACACCCATCCGACCCTCACCGAGGCCGTGATGGAAGCGGCTGCAAACGCCCACGGTGCAGCCGTCCATACCCTCAACCGGTGA